GTGGATGAGATCGTCAGCAAATCCGAGTGGCAGCCGATCGACGCGGTAAAAAACCATCGGGTCTGGCTGATGCCGGAATACGCCAAAGCCTGGGGCTACCCGATGCCGGAAGCGATGGCGATTGGCGAGCTGTGGATGGCGAAAAAATTGTATCCCGCCAGATTCAAAGACATCGACATGAAGAAAGTGGCCGACAGCTGGTATCAGCGTTTTTACCGCACCCATTATGAAGGCGTGGAGTAATGACCTTACAGATCCTGGCGGCCGGAAGCCTGCGGCGAGTCTGGCAACCGCTTATGGAAAAATTTGAGCGGGAAACTGGCCTGCTGACTGAGACGCAGTTTGGGCCTGCGGGCCTGCTGAGGGCGCGTATTGAGGCCGGAGAGCCATGCTCGCTGTTTGCTTCGGCAAACATGGCGCACCCGCACACGCTGTTGGAACAGGGCAAAGCGCGAGCGGTTCAGCGGTTTACCGGGAATGCCCTTTGCCTGACGGCGGCAGCACACTGCGTTGATGAGCAAAGTACCTGGCTAACGCTATTGAGCGATCCGGCCTTACGTATTGGCACGTCCACGCCGGGGAGCGATCCGTCCGGGGACTATACCTGGCAGTTCTTTGCCAGATTTGAAGCTGAATTCGGCATCGACCTGCAGCCGCGAGCCTTGCCGCTGGTTGGCGGCCCGGACACACAGGCCGTGCCCGACGGCATGCTCGCGGCTCAGTGGCTTATTGCCAGCGGGCAGGCCGATCTGATGATGGGCTACCGAAGCTATACCGCAGCGCTGAAGGCCCACAGTGAACTGCGGGTGTTTGAGATCCCGGCTCGCTACAATATTCAGGCCGATTATGGGCTGGCGGTGTGCGACGAACGAGCAGCCCCATTGCGTGATTTTCTGATCTCGGATGCGGCGCGGCAGATACTGCGGGATTACGGCTTTGTCACCTGAAAACAAAAAACCGCCGATAAGAGCGGTTTTTCATGTTTCTGCCCGTTAAGGCATCATGGTCGGCCATTCGGCCGGCATTCTG
This Klebsiella michiganensis DNA region includes the following protein-coding sequences:
- a CDS encoding molybdenum ABC transporter substrate-binding protein; translation: MTLQILAAGSLRRVWQPLMEKFERETGLLTETQFGPAGLLRARIEAGEPCSLFASANMAHPHTLLEQGKARAVQRFTGNALCLTAAAHCVDEQSTWLTLLSDPALRIGTSTPGSDPSGDYTWQFFARFEAEFGIDLQPRALPLVGGPDTQAVPDGMLAAQWLIASGQADLMMGYRSYTAALKAHSELRVFEIPARYNIQADYGLAVCDERAAPLRDFLISDAARQILRDYGFVT